The following proteins come from a genomic window of Pandoraea oxalativorans:
- a CDS encoding phospholipase D family protein, protein MRRFIVCAALLTVAAGAGAHGFAFDGLAEGYNLATTEPERAARAPTTGAAEVGFSPEAGAEALVVKVIGAANTSIRLAGYSFTSPVVVRALLDAKQRGVDVAVVVDDKGTRSTTSRQALNLLVNAGIPTRTISVYAIHHDKYMVVDGLHIETGSFNYTTAAAKRNSENVLVLWNYPTLAAQYLAHWQSRWEQGQPYQSGY, encoded by the coding sequence ATGCGTCGATTTATCGTTTGCGCCGCATTGTTGACCGTCGCCGCCGGGGCAGGGGCTCACGGCTTCGCATTTGACGGGTTGGCCGAAGGGTACAACTTGGCCACCACCGAGCCGGAGCGCGCCGCGCGCGCGCCCACGACCGGAGCCGCTGAAGTTGGTTTTTCGCCGGAAGCAGGGGCCGAGGCGCTGGTGGTCAAGGTGATTGGTGCCGCGAACACGTCTATCCGGCTGGCCGGCTACAGCTTCACCTCGCCGGTCGTCGTGCGCGCCCTGCTCGATGCGAAGCAGCGCGGCGTCGATGTAGCGGTCGTGGTGGATGACAAGGGCACCCGTTCGACCACTTCGCGGCAGGCGCTCAACCTGTTGGTCAACGCCGGTATTCCGACCCGCACGATCAGTGTCTACGCGATCCACCACGACAAATACATGGTGGTTGACGGCCTGCACATCGAGACGGGTAGCTTCAATTACACGACGGCGGCCGCAAAGCGCAATAGCGAAAACGTGCTGGTCCTGTGGAATTACCCCACGCTGGCCGCTCAGTATCTCGCGCACTGGCAAAGCCGCTGGGAGCAAGGCCAGCCGTATCAGTCGGGTTACTAG
- the mobF gene encoding MobF family relaxase: protein MLNVTPIRGNNQYAAAHYFAAADDYYAKEHPGEWQGEGARALGLEGPIEQAQFSRLLDGQLPNGERIQTTFDTTAHKKRMGLDLTFSAPKSVSMQALVAGDREVSAAHDRAVTRALEQVERLAEARKKVMGKSCHERTGNMVIGKFRHEMSRAKDPQLHTHAVVLNMTQRADGAWRALSNEDIFRVQHEIDALYKAELAHSLQELGYAIRLVDDKGKFELAHISRDQIEAFSARSYVIEQALADEGKTRASATALEKQVISLATRPRKDESDRQIIKQYWLEKSRELGIDYGARSPLDGLSDGPRSALDQVAAMSLPAGLTPAQAVVQYAINHLTEREAVVRESVLTTTALRRAVGLAGIEEVHTEIRRLVEQGALIEAVPAYRATGSMDGPALSSAGWASFLSEREGLTQQEARAYVAQAIQRGSLVPVERRYTTHKALAREKAILAIERSGRAALAPILTPAAVKTALEGSPLNAGQRLAVKAIVATPHRFVGIQGDAGTGKTYTVNQAVALIRQASAVGPGPGYRTVALAPYGNQVTALRNAGLDAHTLASFLRAKDKSIDGKTLIVLDEAGVVGARQMEQLMRTVEQADARMVLIGDTKQTEAIEAGKPFAQLQNAGMLTARISEITRQEDRELKTAVEHAAEGRVTQSLSHLSHVEELKEPTERHRAIVADYIALTEGERRDTLIVAGTNDARREINRMVRESLALTGRGREFETLTRVDMTKAQRRFAPSYQPGMVIQPERDYQKAGLARGETYRVREALPGNMLVLQCPDGTMATINPRRATQLSVYQLERAELSVGDAVRINRNDAGRDLTNGDRMRVAGVAGHAVTLESLESIERRGGGPVRSLELSAARPLHLEHAYASSVHSAQGLTSERALIALDTRSRTTSMNLYYVAISRARQEARVYTNSLGELPDAIARRFDKSTALALQRERQLLRREAGLPPKGALDGKSALSRQPRQSLEPQCKAPASGKEPSGYGRFD from the coding sequence ATGCTCAACGTGACCCCGATTCGCGGCAACAACCAGTATGCGGCGGCGCACTATTTTGCAGCCGCCGACGATTACTACGCCAAGGAACATCCCGGCGAGTGGCAGGGTGAAGGGGCGCGCGCGCTCGGGCTGGAAGGTCCCATTGAGCAGGCCCAGTTCTCACGCCTGCTCGATGGCCAACTGCCCAATGGCGAGCGCATCCAGACCACCTTCGACACGACCGCTCACAAAAAGCGCATGGGGCTGGACCTCACATTTTCGGCGCCGAAATCGGTGTCGATGCAAGCGCTTGTCGCCGGCGACCGGGAGGTCAGTGCAGCGCATGACCGTGCCGTCACGCGCGCCCTTGAGCAGGTCGAGCGGCTAGCCGAGGCCCGCAAGAAGGTCATGGGCAAGAGCTGTCACGAGCGTACCGGGAATATGGTCATTGGCAAGTTCCGGCATGAGATGAGCCGGGCCAAAGACCCGCAGCTTCACACGCACGCTGTCGTACTGAACATGACGCAGCGTGCCGACGGCGCGTGGCGTGCGCTGTCGAACGAGGACATCTTCCGTGTACAACACGAGATCGATGCCCTGTACAAGGCCGAGCTTGCACACAGCCTACAGGAACTGGGCTATGCCATTCGACTCGTCGATGACAAAGGGAAGTTCGAGCTGGCCCATATCAGCCGCGACCAGATCGAGGCGTTTTCGGCACGTAGCTACGTGATCGAGCAAGCGCTTGCCGACGAAGGGAAAACGAGGGCGTCGGCAACCGCACTGGAAAAACAGGTGATCTCGCTGGCGACACGGCCGCGCAAAGACGAATCCGACCGGCAAATCATTAAACAGTATTGGCTGGAGAAAAGCCGCGAACTGGGCATCGACTACGGCGCCCGCTCGCCGCTCGACGGGCTCAGCGATGGTCCACGCAGCGCGCTCGATCAGGTCGCGGCAATGAGCTTACCGGCGGGGCTCACGCCGGCGCAGGCCGTGGTGCAGTATGCGATCAACCATCTGACCGAACGTGAAGCCGTGGTGCGGGAAAGCGTGCTCACGACGACGGCGCTGCGCCGCGCAGTCGGGCTGGCGGGCATCGAGGAGGTCCACACCGAAATCCGGCGCCTGGTCGAGCAAGGGGCGCTGATCGAGGCGGTGCCGGCCTACCGCGCGACCGGATCCATGGACGGACCGGCGCTCTCGTCGGCCGGCTGGGCGAGCTTTTTGAGTGAACGCGAAGGATTAACCCAGCAGGAGGCCCGCGCTTATGTGGCTCAGGCCATCCAGCGCGGGTCTCTCGTGCCGGTAGAGAGGCGTTATACGACCCACAAGGCGCTGGCGCGCGAGAAGGCGATACTCGCCATTGAGCGCAGCGGCCGCGCCGCGCTCGCGCCGATCCTGACGCCCGCAGCGGTCAAAACGGCGTTGGAGGGCTCCCCGCTGAACGCTGGCCAGCGTTTGGCCGTGAAGGCTATCGTCGCGACGCCGCACCGATTCGTCGGTATTCAGGGCGACGCCGGCACCGGGAAAACCTATACCGTCAATCAGGCGGTCGCGCTCATCCGGCAGGCGTCGGCTGTGGGCCCGGGCCCGGGCTATCGCACCGTCGCGCTCGCGCCGTATGGCAACCAGGTGACGGCGCTCAGGAACGCAGGGCTCGACGCGCACACGCTGGCGAGCTTTCTTCGCGCAAAAGACAAGTCCATCGACGGCAAGACGCTCATTGTTCTGGACGAGGCGGGTGTCGTCGGCGCGCGCCAGATGGAACAATTGATGCGCACGGTCGAGCAAGCCGATGCGCGGATGGTCCTGATCGGTGACACCAAGCAGACCGAGGCCATCGAGGCCGGCAAGCCGTTCGCGCAGCTTCAGAACGCCGGCATGCTCACCGCGCGCATCAGCGAGATTACGCGGCAAGAAGACCGCGAGCTCAAAACCGCAGTTGAACACGCCGCCGAAGGCCGCGTCACGCAATCGCTTTCGCACCTCAGCCATGTGGAAGAACTCAAAGAGCCGACCGAGCGCCACCGCGCCATCGTCGCCGACTACATCGCGCTCACCGAAGGGGAGCGCCGCGACACGCTGATCGTCGCCGGCACCAATGACGCCCGCCGCGAGATCAACCGCATGGTGCGCGAGTCGCTGGCGCTTACTGGCCGCGGACGCGAGTTCGAGACCCTGACGCGCGTGGATATGACGAAGGCGCAGCGCCGCTTTGCACCGAGCTATCAGCCGGGCATGGTAATCCAGCCCGAGCGCGACTATCAGAAAGCCGGCCTGGCGCGAGGCGAAACCTACCGCGTTCGGGAAGCGTTACCGGGTAATATGCTGGTGCTGCAATGCCCGGACGGCACTATGGCCACAATCAACCCGCGCCGCGCGACGCAGCTCAGCGTCTACCAGCTGGAGCGCGCCGAGTTGTCAGTCGGCGATGCCGTGCGGATCAACCGCAACGATGCCGGGCGCGATCTGACCAACGGCGACCGCATGCGGGTGGCCGGGGTGGCGGGCCACGCCGTCACGCTCGAATCGCTCGAGTCGATCGAGCGGCGCGGCGGTGGGCCGGTGCGCTCGCTGGAGCTATCCGCCGCTCGACCGTTGCATCTCGAGCACGCCTACGCATCGTCCGTTCACAGCGCCCAGGGCCTGACCAGTGAGCGCGCCCTGATTGCGCTCGATACGAGAAGCCGCACGACGTCGATGAACCTTTATTACGTCGCCATCAGCCGGGCGCGGCAGGAGGCCCGCGTCTACACGAACTCGCTAGGCGAGCTACCGGACGCCATCGCCCGGCGCTTTGACAAGAGCACGGCACTGGCGCTCCAGCGCGAACGACAGTTGTTGCGCCGCGAGGCCGGCCTGCCGCCAAAAGGCGCGCTCGACGGCAAGTCGGCGTTATCGCGGCAGCCACGCCAGTCGCTTGAGCCGCAGTGCAAGGCGCCGGCGAGCGGCAAGGAACCTTCGGGGTACGGGCGCTTTGACTGA
- a CDS encoding type IV secretion system DNA-binding domain-containing protein: protein MQKHEVENATLLFAVSLPIAGWLAGAWAAHVPLRPLPEALTVALHLTPHHPLITSGAVLGLGLAAASGYLVHEYGDDGFRGAPYRRWMRGARMANWHRVKRQVNAANRRENRRRRKDDGEAGALAPIMIGAMPMPIHLENRNTLICASVGAGKSVAMESMIASVVKRRDKMAVIDPNGTFYSKFGFPGDTILNPFDRRSAGWTLFNEIKGVHDFDRMAKSVIPPQVDPNDEQWCAYARDVLADTMRKLVETDNPDQDRLVNLLVREDGEVIREFLSNTDSQGYFRVNAEKAIASIQFMMNKYVRPLRFMSQGDFSLHTWVHDPHAGNLFITWREDMRTAQRPLVATWIDTICTTILSYEPMTGARLWLFLDELESLGKLESFVPAATKGRKHGLRMVGTIQDWAQLDEAYGMDAAKTLLACFRNYLIFGAANALNADKASEILGKQHVERIQVTSNVGRGGGGRSRHVLASPPEPVVLDSEISNLRDLHGYVMFAEDFPIARITLPYVTYPHRAAAIEVK, encoded by the coding sequence ATGCAGAAACATGAAGTCGAGAACGCCACGCTGCTCTTTGCCGTCAGCCTGCCGATCGCTGGCTGGCTCGCCGGCGCGTGGGCGGCGCATGTCCCGCTTCGCCCACTGCCCGAAGCGCTTACCGTCGCGTTGCACCTGACGCCGCACCATCCGCTCATTACCAGCGGGGCCGTGCTCGGCCTGGGCCTTGCCGCAGCGAGCGGCTATCTGGTTCACGAATATGGGGACGATGGGTTCCGCGGTGCGCCCTATCGCCGCTGGATGCGCGGTGCCCGTATGGCGAACTGGCATCGGGTCAAGCGTCAGGTCAACGCGGCCAACCGTCGGGAGAACCGGCGTCGGCGCAAGGACGATGGCGAAGCGGGGGCGTTGGCCCCGATCATGATCGGCGCGATGCCCATGCCGATTCACCTCGAAAACCGAAATACGTTGATTTGTGCTTCGGTGGGCGCGGGCAAGTCCGTCGCGATGGAAAGCATGATCGCTTCGGTGGTCAAGCGCCGTGACAAGATGGCAGTGATCGACCCCAACGGCACGTTCTATTCGAAGTTCGGCTTTCCCGGCGACACGATTCTCAACCCATTCGACCGCCGCTCGGCAGGCTGGACGTTGTTTAACGAGATCAAGGGCGTCCACGACTTCGACCGCATGGCCAAGAGCGTGATCCCGCCGCAGGTCGATCCCAACGATGAGCAATGGTGCGCTTACGCGCGCGATGTGCTGGCCGACACCATGCGCAAGCTGGTCGAGACGGACAATCCCGATCAGGACAGGCTCGTGAACCTTCTGGTGCGAGAGGATGGCGAGGTGATTCGCGAGTTCCTCTCGAACACCGATTCGCAAGGCTACTTTCGCGTGAACGCCGAGAAAGCGATCGCCTCGATCCAGTTCATGATGAACAAGTACGTGCGGCCGCTGCGCTTCATGAGCCAGGGCGACTTCTCGCTGCACACCTGGGTCCACGATCCTCACGCCGGCAACCTTTTTATCACGTGGCGAGAGGACATGCGCACGGCGCAACGCCCGCTGGTGGCGACGTGGATCGACACGATTTGCACCACGATCCTGAGCTACGAACCCATGACCGGCGCCCGATTGTGGCTGTTCCTCGACGAACTCGAATCGCTCGGCAAGCTCGAGTCGTTCGTGCCGGCGGCGACCAAGGGGCGCAAGCACGGACTGCGCATGGTCGGCACGATCCAGGATTGGGCGCAGCTCGACGAGGCTTATGGCATGGATGCGGCCAAGACGCTGCTCGCCTGCTTTCGTAACTATCTCATCTTCGGGGCGGCAAATGCCCTGAACGCGGACAAGGCGAGCGAGATCTTGGGCAAGCAGCACGTCGAGCGCATCCAGGTCACCTCCAACGTCGGTAGGGGCGGTGGCGGTCGCAGCCGCCATGTGCTCGCCAGCCCGCCCGAGCCGGTTGTGCTCGACTCGGAAATCTCAAACCTGCGGGATCTGCACGGCTACGTCATGTTTGCCGAGGACTTTCCGATTGCCCGCATCACGCTGCCCTATGTGACCTATCCGCACCGCGCAGCGGCGATCGAGGTCAAGTGA
- the stbB gene encoding StbB family protein: MKVAVLNFSGNPGKTTLVDHLLAPRMNAPRFEIETLNAGSADTGALRLKGRDYGGLQEGLMMLDSAIVDVGASNVEEFIKQMGQFEGSHDEFDYFVVPAVSEKKQQTDTVNTIETLAGLGVPAQKIRVVFNKVELEDASDVPRLFRTIFGLHEDTRSFTLRADAVVFKNEIFERLRGLNKSVADVVADDTDYRAVLREASDEATRSRAVSMISAQRLARSAHKNLENVYRALFR; encoded by the coding sequence ATGAAAGTCGCCGTCTTAAATTTCAGCGGAAATCCGGGTAAGACCACGCTGGTCGATCACCTGCTCGCGCCGCGCATGAACGCGCCCAGATTCGAGATCGAGACTCTCAATGCCGGCTCGGCCGACACCGGCGCGCTGCGCCTGAAGGGCCGCGACTACGGCGGGCTGCAAGAGGGCCTGATGATGCTGGACTCGGCCATCGTCGACGTGGGCGCGTCCAACGTCGAGGAATTTATCAAACAGATGGGCCAATTCGAAGGGTCGCACGACGAGTTTGACTATTTCGTGGTGCCTGCGGTGAGCGAGAAAAAGCAACAAACCGACACTGTGAACACGATTGAGACACTGGCTGGCCTCGGCGTGCCGGCCCAGAAAATCCGCGTGGTGTTCAACAAGGTCGAACTCGAAGACGCGAGCGACGTGCCGCGCCTGTTTCGCACGATCTTCGGCCTGCATGAAGACACCCGCAGCTTCACGCTGCGAGCAGACGCCGTGGTGTTCAAAAACGAGATTTTCGAGCGGCTGCGGGGACTGAACAAGTCCGTCGCCGATGTTGTCGCCGATGACACGGACTATCGGGCCGTGCTGCGCGAAGCGAGTGATGAAGCGACCCGCTCGCGCGCAGTGAGCATGATCAGCGCCCAGCGACTCGCCAGATCCGCCCACAAGAACCTCGAGAACGTCTACCGGGCGTTGTTCAGGTGA
- a CDS encoding IS3 family transposase (programmed frameshift) — protein MEVLTGPERRRRWTAEQKLSMVRESFEPGKSVSMVARHYGVNPNQLFHWRKLYQDGSLSAVKAGEEVVPASELADALKQIRELQRMLGKKTMENEILREAVEYSRGKKMDSALALAAGGRPVKLVCEVLGVSRSNVSARLSRPATWRDGRQSRPTDDETVVEEIRRVVGDLPSYGYRRVWGTLRNERVAVGLAPFNAKRIYRIMRTHGLLTQRRPIAPRAHRRHDGKVAVARSNQRWCSDGFEFRCDNGEPLRVTFALDCCDREAMSWAATTAGHSGDIVRDVMLAAVENRFGNEVHTPSEIEWLSDNGSGYTADDTRRFAMNIGLKPLTTPVCSPQSNGMAESFVKTMKRDYVAFMPKPDAATAAHNLAIAFEHYNEKHPHSALKYRSPREFRRSMDSATLV, from the exons ATGGAAGTGTTGACGGGCCCAGAGCGCCGGCGTCGCTGGACGGCGGAGCAGAAACTGTCGATGGTTCGCGAGAGTTTCGAACCGGGAAAATCGGTTTCAATGGTCGCGCGCCATTACGGCGTGAACCCGAACCAGCTATTCCACTGGCGCAAGCTGTACCAGGACGGTAGCCTGTCAGCGGTCAAGGCTGGCGAAGAAGTGGTTCCGGCATCGGAGTTGGCTGATGCGCTCAAGCAGATTCGCGAGCTGCAACGGATGCTCGGCAAAAAAACAATGGAGAACGAGATTCTCCGGGAAGCAGTTGAATACAGCCGAG GCAAAAAAATGGATAGCGCACTCGCCCTTGCTGCCGGAGGACGGCCAGTGAAACTGGTCTGTGAAGTTCTCGGCGTGTCGCGCTCGAACGTATCGGCACGACTGTCGCGTCCGGCGACGTGGCGCGATGGCCGGCAATCAAGGCCGACCGACGACGAAACTGTAGTCGAGGAAATCCGCCGTGTCGTCGGCGATTTGCCCAGCTATGGCTACCGGCGGGTTTGGGGCACGTTGCGCAACGAGCGCGTTGCAGTTGGACTGGCGCCGTTCAATGCCAAGCGCATTTATCGCATCATGCGAACGCATGGGCTGCTGACGCAGCGCCGACCGATTGCGCCGCGAGCCCACCGTCGACATGATGGCAAAGTGGCCGTCGCGCGCAGCAATCAGCGATGGTGCTCGGACGGCTTCGAGTTCCGCTGCGACAACGGCGAGCCGCTGCGTGTGACGTTTGCGCTGGATTGCTGCGACCGAGAAGCGATGAGCTGGGCGGCGACGACAGCAGGCCACAGCGGCGACATTGTGCGCGACGTGATGCTGGCCGCAGTGGAAAATCGGTTCGGCAACGAGGTGCATACGCCGTCCGAAATCGAGTGGCTGAGCGACAATGGTTCGGGCTATACGGCTGACGATACGCGCCGGTTTGCGATGAACATCGGACTAAAGCCATTGACCACGCCCGTGTGCAGTCCGCAAAGTAACGGCATGGCCGAGAGCTTCGTGAAAACGATGAAGCGCGACTACGTCGCCTTCATGCCGAAGCCGGATGCTGCAACCGCTGCTCACAATCTGGCCATTGCATTTGAGCATTACAACGAGAAGCACCCCCATAGCGCGCTGAAATACCGCTCGCCTCGCGAGTTCCGGCGCTCGATGGATTCAGCAACCTTAGTGTGA